From the genome of Triticum aestivum cultivar Chinese Spring chromosome 3B, IWGSC CS RefSeq v2.1, whole genome shotgun sequence, one region includes:
- the LOC123069972 gene encoding protein ROOT HAIR DEFECTIVE 3 isoform X1 translates to MEDPCLSTQLIDGDGVFNVSGLESFMKEVKLAECGLSYAVVSIMGPQSSGKSTLLNHLFRTNFREMDAFRGRSQTTKGIWMAKAQNIEPCTLVMDLEGTDGRERGEDDTAFEKQSALFALAVSDIVLINMWCHDIGREQAANKPLLKTVFQVSLLNTQWGVSVLRHYYALIFLLSVQVMMRLFSPRKTTMLFVIRDKSKTPLENLEPILREDIQKIWDGVPKPHAHKDTPLSEFFNVQVVALNSYEEKEELFREQVSNLRDRFQQSIAPGGLAGDRRGVVPASGFSFSSQQFWKVIKENKDLDLPAHKVMVATVRCEEIGYEKVATFTADEEWQQFEEAVQSDYVPGFGKKISSLLDRCLSEYDMEAIYFDEGVRTSKRHQLESKLLQLVNPAYQSLLGHLRTRTLEAFKESFDKAVEKEGFAVAARDSTQIFLEKFDKGSEDATIQQVNWDPSKVKDKLKRDIEAHVVSVRATKLSELCATYEGKLTKALAEPVEALLDSASEDTWPAIRKLLQRETKAAVSGLESAISTFELDEATEKELLLRLENHGRSVVESKAREEAARILIRMKDRFSTLFSRDADSMPRVWTGKEDIKAITKTARSASMKLLSTMAAIRLEEDGDNIDTTLSLALVDAARPGTTDRSIQSLDPLASSSWERVPEERTLISPVQCKSLWRQFKAETEYTVTQAIAAQEANKRNNNWLPPPWALAAMAVLGFNEFMTLLRNPFYLAVMFVVFLVGKAIWVQLDIANEFRNGFLPALLSLSTKFVPTIMNILKRLADEGAAPAAPERQRETELQPRNNSSNSNVTSAGSSSLTSSENGPEYSSPVAQ, encoded by the exons AAAGTACACTTTTGAATCATCTTTTCCGCACCAATTTTAGGGAGATGGATGCTTTCAGAGGAAG GTCACAGACAACCAAAGGTATATGGATGGCGAAGGCCCAGAATATTGAACCATGCACCCTTGTAATGGATTTGGAAGGCACTGATggaagagagaggggagag GATGACACGGCCTTTGAGAAGCAGAGTGCATTATTTGCTTTGGCTGTTTCGGATATTGTGTTGATCAATAT GTGGTGCCATGATATTGGCAGAGAACAGGCTGCGAACAAGCCTCTTTTGAAGACTGTTTTCCAGGTTAGTTTGTTAAATACGCAGTGGGGTGTTTCTGTATTAAGGCATTATTATGCCCTAATATTTCTTCTGTCTGTACAGGTCATGATGAGATTATTTAGTCCTCGCAAAACAACAATGCTATTTGTTATTCGTGACAAATCAAAG ACACCTTTGGAAAATCTTGAACCGATTTTAAGAGAAGATATTCAGAAG ATATGGGATGGTGTTCCTAAACCCCATGCCCATAAAGATACTCCACTCAGTGAATTTTTCAAT GTGCAAGTGGTGGCCCTTAACAgttatgaggaaaaggaagagttaTTTAGAGAGCAG GTTTCCAACTTGAGAGATAGGTTTCAACAGTCTATTGCTCCTGGTGGACTTGCTGGAGATCGGCGTGGTGTTGTTCCAGCATCAGGTTTTTCATTTAGCTCACAGCAATTTTGGAAGGTCATCAAGGAGAACAAAGACCTTGACCTACCTGCTCATAAA GTTATGGTGGCTACTGTGCGTTGTGAAGAAATTGGTTATGAGAAAGTTGCCACTTTTACAGCTGATGAG GAATGGCAACAATTTGAGGAGGCTGTTCAAAGTGACTATGTACCAGGTTTCGGGAAGAAAATCAGCAGCCTGCTTGATAGATGTTTATCAGA ATACGACATGGAGGCTATTTATTTTGATGAAGGTGTCAGAACATCAAAAAGGCATCAACTTGAGTCTAAACTCTTGCAG CTTGTCAATCCTGCATACCAATCTCTTCTTGGTCATTTACGGACTAGAACTTTAGAAGCATTCAAAGAGTCCTTTGATAAGGCCGTTGAAAAGGAGGGATTTGCTGTTGCTGCTCGCGATTCTACCCAGATTTTCTTGGAGAAGTTTGATAAAGGATCTGAAG ATGCTACCATTCAACAAGTGAACTGGGATCCCTCGAAAGTTAAGGATAAGCTTAAGCGTGACATTGAGGCTCATGTGGTGTCAGTTCGTGCTACAAAGCTTTCTGAACTTTGTGCCACATATGAG GGCAAACTTACCAAAGCTCTTGCAGAACCTGTTGAAGCTCTTCTAGATTCAGCCAGTGAAGACACCTGGCCAGCTATTAGAAAGCTTCTTCAGCGTGAGACAAAAGCCGCCGTTTCAGGTCTTGAATCTGCTATTTCAACTTTTGAGCTTGATGAAGCTACTGAAAAAGAATTGCTCTTGCGGCTGGAGAATCACGGAAGGAGCGTTGTTGAATCAAAGGCAAGAGAAGAAGCTGCAAGGATCTTGATCCGCATGAAGGACAG ATTCTCGACGTTATTCAGTCGTGATGCCGACTCGATGCCAAGAGTATGGACAGGAAAGGAAGACATCAAAGCAATTACTAAAACTGCTCGTTCAGCT TCCATGAAGTTGCTTTCTACGATGGCTGCAATTCGGTTGGAAGAAGATGGTGACAACATTGATACCACTCTTTCCCTTGCTCTAGTAGATGCTGCGAGGCCAGGGACTACAGATAGAAGTATTCAATCGCTTGATCCACTCGCCTCCAGTTCATGGGAAAGG GTTCCAGAGGAGAGAACTTTAATCTCCCCTGTCCAGTGCAAGTCTCTGTGGAGGCAATTTAAAGCTGAAACTGAGTATACCGTCACTCAAGCCATAGCTGCTCAG GAAGCAAACAAGAGGAACAACAACTGGCTGCCTCCTCCATGGGCGCTCGCCGCGATGGCTGTCCTTGGTTTCAATGAGTTCATGACATTACTGAG GAACCCATTTTACCTGGCCGTCATGTTTGTAGTTTTCCTAGTCGGGAAAGCCATATGGGTACAACTAGACATTGCCAATGAATTCCGAAATGGATTT CTTCCAGCTCTCCTTTCGCTGTCGACAAAATTTGTTCCGACAATTATGAACATTCTGAAGAGACTAGCTGATGAGGGGGCAGCGCCCGCAGCCCCAGAGAGGCAGAGAGAGACGGAGCTCCAACCAAGGAATAATAGTTCAAACAGCAACGTGACATCAGCAGGTTCCTCCAGCTTAACCTCTTCAGAGAATGGACCTGAATATTCAAGCCCGGTAGCACAATGA
- the LOC123069972 gene encoding protein ROOT HAIR DEFECTIVE 3 isoform X2 translates to MEDPCLSTQLIDGDGVFNVSGLESFMKEVKLAECGLSYAVVSIMGPQSSGKSTLLNHLFRTNFREMDAFRGRSQTTKGIWMAKAQNIEPCTLVMDLEGTDGRERGEDDTAFEKQSALFALAVSDIVLINMWCHDIGREQAANKPLLKTVFQVMMRLFSPRKTTMLFVIRDKSKTPLENLEPILREDIQKIWDGVPKPHAHKDTPLSEFFNVQVVALNSYEEKEELFREQVSNLRDRFQQSIAPGGLAGDRRGVVPASGFSFSSQQFWKVIKENKDLDLPAHKVMVATVRCEEIGYEKVATFTADEEWQQFEEAVQSDYVPGFGKKISSLLDRCLSEYDMEAIYFDEGVRTSKRHQLESKLLQLVNPAYQSLLGHLRTRTLEAFKESFDKAVEKEGFAVAARDSTQIFLEKFDKGSEDATIQQVNWDPSKVKDKLKRDIEAHVVSVRATKLSELCATYEGKLTKALAEPVEALLDSASEDTWPAIRKLLQRETKAAVSGLESAISTFELDEATEKELLLRLENHGRSVVESKAREEAARILIRMKDRFSTLFSRDADSMPRVWTGKEDIKAITKTARSASMKLLSTMAAIRLEEDGDNIDTTLSLALVDAARPGTTDRSIQSLDPLASSSWERVPEERTLISPVQCKSLWRQFKAETEYTVTQAIAAQEANKRNNNWLPPPWALAAMAVLGFNEFMTLLRNPFYLAVMFVVFLVGKAIWVQLDIANEFRNGFLPALLSLSTKFVPTIMNILKRLADEGAAPAAPERQRETELQPRNNSSNSNVTSAGSSSLTSSENGPEYSSPVAQ, encoded by the exons AAAGTACACTTTTGAATCATCTTTTCCGCACCAATTTTAGGGAGATGGATGCTTTCAGAGGAAG GTCACAGACAACCAAAGGTATATGGATGGCGAAGGCCCAGAATATTGAACCATGCACCCTTGTAATGGATTTGGAAGGCACTGATggaagagagaggggagag GATGACACGGCCTTTGAGAAGCAGAGTGCATTATTTGCTTTGGCTGTTTCGGATATTGTGTTGATCAATAT GTGGTGCCATGATATTGGCAGAGAACAGGCTGCGAACAAGCCTCTTTTGAAGACTGTTTTCCAG GTCATGATGAGATTATTTAGTCCTCGCAAAACAACAATGCTATTTGTTATTCGTGACAAATCAAAG ACACCTTTGGAAAATCTTGAACCGATTTTAAGAGAAGATATTCAGAAG ATATGGGATGGTGTTCCTAAACCCCATGCCCATAAAGATACTCCACTCAGTGAATTTTTCAAT GTGCAAGTGGTGGCCCTTAACAgttatgaggaaaaggaagagttaTTTAGAGAGCAG GTTTCCAACTTGAGAGATAGGTTTCAACAGTCTATTGCTCCTGGTGGACTTGCTGGAGATCGGCGTGGTGTTGTTCCAGCATCAGGTTTTTCATTTAGCTCACAGCAATTTTGGAAGGTCATCAAGGAGAACAAAGACCTTGACCTACCTGCTCATAAA GTTATGGTGGCTACTGTGCGTTGTGAAGAAATTGGTTATGAGAAAGTTGCCACTTTTACAGCTGATGAG GAATGGCAACAATTTGAGGAGGCTGTTCAAAGTGACTATGTACCAGGTTTCGGGAAGAAAATCAGCAGCCTGCTTGATAGATGTTTATCAGA ATACGACATGGAGGCTATTTATTTTGATGAAGGTGTCAGAACATCAAAAAGGCATCAACTTGAGTCTAAACTCTTGCAG CTTGTCAATCCTGCATACCAATCTCTTCTTGGTCATTTACGGACTAGAACTTTAGAAGCATTCAAAGAGTCCTTTGATAAGGCCGTTGAAAAGGAGGGATTTGCTGTTGCTGCTCGCGATTCTACCCAGATTTTCTTGGAGAAGTTTGATAAAGGATCTGAAG ATGCTACCATTCAACAAGTGAACTGGGATCCCTCGAAAGTTAAGGATAAGCTTAAGCGTGACATTGAGGCTCATGTGGTGTCAGTTCGTGCTACAAAGCTTTCTGAACTTTGTGCCACATATGAG GGCAAACTTACCAAAGCTCTTGCAGAACCTGTTGAAGCTCTTCTAGATTCAGCCAGTGAAGACACCTGGCCAGCTATTAGAAAGCTTCTTCAGCGTGAGACAAAAGCCGCCGTTTCAGGTCTTGAATCTGCTATTTCAACTTTTGAGCTTGATGAAGCTACTGAAAAAGAATTGCTCTTGCGGCTGGAGAATCACGGAAGGAGCGTTGTTGAATCAAAGGCAAGAGAAGAAGCTGCAAGGATCTTGATCCGCATGAAGGACAG ATTCTCGACGTTATTCAGTCGTGATGCCGACTCGATGCCAAGAGTATGGACAGGAAAGGAAGACATCAAAGCAATTACTAAAACTGCTCGTTCAGCT TCCATGAAGTTGCTTTCTACGATGGCTGCAATTCGGTTGGAAGAAGATGGTGACAACATTGATACCACTCTTTCCCTTGCTCTAGTAGATGCTGCGAGGCCAGGGACTACAGATAGAAGTATTCAATCGCTTGATCCACTCGCCTCCAGTTCATGGGAAAGG GTTCCAGAGGAGAGAACTTTAATCTCCCCTGTCCAGTGCAAGTCTCTGTGGAGGCAATTTAAAGCTGAAACTGAGTATACCGTCACTCAAGCCATAGCTGCTCAG GAAGCAAACAAGAGGAACAACAACTGGCTGCCTCCTCCATGGGCGCTCGCCGCGATGGCTGTCCTTGGTTTCAATGAGTTCATGACATTACTGAG GAACCCATTTTACCTGGCCGTCATGTTTGTAGTTTTCCTAGTCGGGAAAGCCATATGGGTACAACTAGACATTGCCAATGAATTCCGAAATGGATTT CTTCCAGCTCTCCTTTCGCTGTCGACAAAATTTGTTCCGACAATTATGAACATTCTGAAGAGACTAGCTGATGAGGGGGCAGCGCCCGCAGCCCCAGAGAGGCAGAGAGAGACGGAGCTCCAACCAAGGAATAATAGTTCAAACAGCAACGTGACATCAGCAGGTTCCTCCAGCTTAACCTCTTCAGAGAATGGACCTGAATATTCAAGCCCGGTAGCACAATGA